In Ornithodoros turicata isolate Travis chromosome 1, ASM3712646v1, whole genome shotgun sequence, the DNA window ACGGCGCAGCACGTGAACTTGGAAGAAATCCTTCTGACGTGGTTTAAGGAGGTGACGGCGGCCGGCATCTACGTCGACGGCAAAGTGGTGCGAGAGAAAGCGGACGACATTGCTCTATCTCTGGGAattgacaacttccaagcgtCAGGTGGGCGGCTCCACCGTTTCAAGGCGAGACATAATATAGTGTACAAGACTGTCTGCGGCGAAGGGAAGGAAGTCGACGAGTCCGTTGTGAATGAATGGAAAACAGCAACACTGCCATCGCTCATCGCAGGCTATGAGCCGCGCGACATCTTCAATACGGATGAGGCTGGCCTCTTCttcaacgtgcagccagagAAGAGCTTATGTTTCAAGGGGCAGAATTGCCAAGGTGGTGAAAAAAGCAAGAACAGAATTACTGTTCTCTTCTGCTGCAACGCAGATGGCTCGGAAAAGTTCAAACTGACGGTCGTCGGGAAGTTTCAAAAGCCAAGGTGTTTCAAAAACGCAGGCCCGTTGCCGTGCATGTACAAGGCCAACAAGCGAGCCTGGATGACGACGACCATTTTTCAAGAGTTTTTGGTTTATCTTGACCACAAAATGTCAAGCAAGAACAGAAAAATTGTCCTAATTCTTGATCAGTGTTCTGCCCATCCTAAAGATGTACAGCTTTGGAACGTAAAGCTGGTGTTTTTGCCAGCAAACGCAACCAGCCATTTGCAGCCGCTGAATGCAGGGATTATCAGAAATGTGAAGCACCATTTCAAAGGCCTCCTAGTGCGACGTCTCCTAGCGAAGATTGAACGCAATGAAGCAAACCTCCAGGTGAGCCTGCTGGACGCCTTGCACTTCATCGCTGTTTCGTGGGAACGGGTGACGGAATCAACAATCCAGAACTGTTTCCGAAAGTGCGGTATTCCCAGCTCACATGTTGAAACATGTGCGGAGCTGGACCAAGAAAACGTATCGATCGAAAATTGGGAGCGACTTCAGGTGGAATGCTCCGCATTTGATTTTGTGACTGCCGATGATGACATCGCGACGTGCGGAGTGCGATCTGTGAATGAGATAATCGAGGACTCTGCCGCAGGAGGGCAGTTATCTGCTTCCAGTGATAGTGAAAGTGAAAATGCTGTGGGAGATGATGAGAAGCCGCCAGCGACTGCCGACGTGTTGCACGCTCTCTACGTTCTGAGGCGTGCGACAAGTACGGAATGCGTCAGTGAGAACACTTGCACGCGGTTCTACGCGTTTCAGCGAAGTTTACTGCACGATCTCGAAGCACCCACGACGCAGCGGCAGATAATGAACTTTTTTCATCGTACGATACAAGAATAAAGCAGTACTGTCTATTTTTGCACATTGCCTTTCTCAGTTTGTTagtttcggatgatacgaaagCTTTCCGCGGCCCCgagagattcgtatcatcgagattctactgtaataATAATTTGCTGCTTGACGTCGTGGAAACTTTGATCATGAGTGACAGCACAGTGGGTGGCTTGTGGATTAATTCTgctcacctgagggttcttcagAGTGCACCAAGAGCTCAGCACACAGTGCcgccgtatttaacgtccctcgtgaAAGATTGTGTGTCTAAGCAACTCTGCCGCAGGGTTGCTGGCGCCTTGAACAGGAATCAAACCTGATGCACCTCATCACTGGCTGTGGAATGGACCAAAGCAGACTGCGCAGAGCGGAACTTTGCACACACTGCACAGGTACTTGGTACGAGCCTCTTTAGCTTTTGTTGAACACCAACGACACCGTCGATGTGTCTCCATCAGACATGGATGGCGGGCGTTACCAGCAAACCGGAGCTGGTCAGGTATGTTTGTCATTAAGCGCTCACCCATCTTGCCTCGTTTCTTGAAGCACTCTATCAGGCTCCTCCTAGACTTCCTGAAGCTGCTTTGTGCAATGAGCTGACGCCCAAGCTGCAAGCGGAAGTCAAGGTAGGCAACAGGCTCCAAACAGTTCATCTAGACATAGGAATTCACTACTGCAGCATCTAGAATAAAGTAAAAAATCCTACTCCACCAGCGTTCGGAGCGGAGGCCCGTGACGTATGCACTGCGGATTCTATCAAACTTATCGACACCACCCATCCAGGTGCTGTAGTCCTTTACAACTGCTGGACACTCAACTGCCTTTTTTTTCCCATTGGGCAACGTTTGCTGTACCTGCACCCGGCTTTCGGGACCATGGTAGTTTGACATGATGTGAACATTTTGAGAGTGTTTCAAATAGAAATCTACGACGTGCCCCTCTCTTCGCCACAAGTAGGAGCCTCTGTCGAGCTTGTTGTCACCCTGGGCCTCCTCTGGGAGATTCGTCTTTTCGGCACGGAACATTCCACACGCGAGAATGTCTCTGTCGTGCAGCTCTTGAAGGAGACGAGTGGAAGTAAAAGAGTTGCCTAGAAACAACTGTGAGCCAGCTGGGATGGCACCGTCGGCAAGTGTGAGGACAACGTGTTCCCCCGACGCCCTGTCGAGTGGACCCTCATCACTCCTGCCTTCGTACAGTTGAAACTTTATCAGGTATCCCGTCTGAGAGTCAGCCAATGACCAGACCTTGTAGCCCCGCTTAATTTTCTGCTTCATACGCCTATACTGCATCATGCTAGAATGCCCATTCAATAAAATCAGACACTCATCTACAGCGAGATGACTTGATGGGCTATACTCAGCCTGAAACCTTTCATTCATCATCTTGATCAAAGGGCGCACTTTATAAGCACAATCAAAACCTTCCTTTCCACGCTGTGACATCTTTGCATTGTCATTCAGGTGAAGGCAAGTTGTTATCATTTGAAACCTCTTGTACGTCATCACCCTGGTGATCTC includes these proteins:
- the LOC135385199 gene encoding tigger transposable element-derived protein 6-like; amino-acid sequence: MSEKLSSTSGIGADKEWEKLEVLSKVDQDPKRKRADLAKELGLAPLTLSTIVGQREQILKNVQRFGANVKQAKTAQHVNLEEILLTWFKEVTAAGIYVDGKVVREKADDIALSLGIDNFQASGGRLHRFKARHNIVYKTVCGEGKEVDESVVNEWKTATLPSLIAGYEPRDIFNTDEAGLFFNVQPEKSLCFKGQNCQGGEKSKNRITVLFCCNADGSEKFKLTVVGKFQKPRCFKNAGPLPCMYKANKRAWMTTTIFQEFLVYLDHKMSSKNRKIVLILDQCSAHPKDVQLWNVKLVFLPANATSHLQPLNAGIIRNVKHHFKGLLVRRLLAKIERNEANLQVSLLDALHFIAVSWERVTESTIQNCFRKCGIPSSHVETCAELDQENVSIENWERLQVECSAFDFVTADDDIATCGVRSVNEIIEDSAAGGQLSASSDSESENAVGDDEKPPATADVLHALYVLRRATSTECVSENTCTRFYAFQRSLLHDLEAPTTQRQIMNFFHRTIQE
- the LOC135378587 gene encoding piggyBac transposable element-derived protein 4-like isoform X1, whose translation is MDKLLMDVYPEEDGDSSSLSIYEGSQDSSSSVSPGTHEVTEWHITDDHPGNREQLTAAGVWEHSVSSPDDPNDSADEYLLSSEDELLQLDPDEYSEDENDFPVQWPAPSTSNRKAFKQYARKKKLPTQSEDPQLDPKGGDSTVMAPAHGTWNRNMAPAHNNHGPTCSRRLNERSTALDAFTLYFDTHGMQHIVEQTNLYALQKYKRGWEPLTNDELRAYIGMLILISINPMHQLQMYWSSDSFFHVKEITRVMTYKRFQMITTCLHLNDNAKMSQRGKEGFDCAYKVRPLIKMMNERFQAEYSPSSHLAVDECLILLNGHSSMMQYRRMKQKIKRGYKVWSLADSQTGYLIKFQLYEGRSDEGPLDRASGEHVVLTLADGAIPAGSQLFLGNSFTSTRLLQELHDRDILACGMFRAEKTNLPEEAQGDNKLDRGSYLWRREGHVVDFYLKHSQNVHIMSNYHGPESRVQVQQTLPNGKKKAVECPAVVKDYSTWMGGVDKFDRIRSAYVTGLRSERWWSRIFYFILDAAVVNSYV